Proteins encoded in a region of the Halalkalicoccus subterraneus genome:
- a CDS encoding ABC transporter permease encodes MGLLRYTAWRCLQAIPVLVGILTITFFLTNAIPGDPVSIMLGPTPSAEMVEQIQARYGLNQPLHERYFNYLAGVAQGDLGHSIYYDVPVLTKIIERLPVTAYLVFSSFGFALLTAIPLGVISAERRNEPVDHVSRIIALIGVSTPSFWIGLLLIIVFSFQLGLLPATGLFLPWADPANVRGAVTQLDVVLESFKRLVMPMVALGTLQMASITRIERSSMVDSLQNEYVKLARAYGVDERGVVWKHAFKPAQLPVITIVGLGLSTALGGAVLIETVFEINGMGRLIIQAINNQDYPLIMGTTFMLGALYLVGVIITDISYAYIDPRVSYGEK; translated from the coding sequence CCTCACCAACGCGATTCCGGGTGATCCCGTCAGCATCATGCTCGGGCCAACCCCGAGCGCCGAGATGGTCGAGCAGATACAGGCTCGCTACGGACTGAACCAACCGCTGCACGAACGGTATTTCAACTACTTGGCCGGCGTCGCACAGGGCGATCTGGGCCACAGCATCTACTACGACGTGCCTGTCCTGACGAAGATCATCGAGCGCCTACCGGTGACGGCGTATCTCGTCTTCTCGTCGTTCGGGTTCGCGCTGCTGACGGCGATCCCGCTCGGCGTGATCTCCGCGGAGCGGCGCAACGAGCCGGTCGATCACGTCTCGCGGATCATCGCGCTGATCGGCGTCTCGACGCCCTCCTTCTGGATCGGGCTGTTGCTGATCATCGTCTTCTCGTTTCAGTTGGGGCTGTTGCCCGCGACGGGGCTGTTCCTCCCGTGGGCCGACCCCGCGAACGTCCGGGGGGCAGTTACCCAACTCGACGTCGTTCTCGAGTCGTTCAAGCGACTGGTGATGCCGATGGTCGCGCTCGGAACGCTACAGATGGCCTCGATCACCCGCATCGAGCGCTCCTCGATGGTCGACTCGCTGCAGAACGAGTACGTCAAACTCGCGCGCGCCTACGGCGTCGACGAGCGCGGTGTGGTCTGGAAACACGCGTTCAAGCCGGCCCAGCTTCCGGTCATTACCATCGTCGGGCTCGGGCTCAGCACGGCGCTGGGCGGGGCGGTGCTCATCGAGACCGTCTTCGAGATCAACGGAATGGGGCGACTCATCATTCAGGCGATCAACAACCAAGACTACCCGCTGATAATGGGCACGACGTTCATGCTCGGGGCGCTGTATCTGGTCGGCGTCATCATCACGGACATCTCGTATGCGTACATCGACCCGCGGGTCAGCTACGGTGAGAAATAA